Below is a genomic region from Alphaproteobacteria bacterium SS10.
AGATGATTTGACCGATCAGGCGGTGCTCGACCTCCTGACGACCCATCTTGAATACTCCCGCAGCATCACGCCGGTCTGCGCCTCCCATGCCATGGATGCCGAAGGCTTAAAGGGCAATGATGTCGACTTCTTCACCGCCTGGGATGGCGATGATCTGGTCGGTATGGGCGCGGTTCGCGATCTCGGTAAGAAACAGGGCGAGCTGAAATCCATGCATATCGCCCGGGCCCATCGCGGTAAGGGCTACGCGTCCAGAACACTAAAATTCCTGGTCGAACATGCCCGGGAAAAAGGCATGAACCGGATCAGCCTAGAGACCGGCGCCCATGACGGCTTCGCCGCAGCCCGTGCCCTCTATATCCGCCACGGTTTTGAAGAGAGCGGCCCATTCGGCGACTACGAATTCGATGAGAGCAGCATCTACATGACCCGTGAGCTGGGGCTGTAGATCAGCACACATCCTCAGTCGGCAGCAGTTCCGACAGCCATGGGCAACATCGCCATAACGTCTATATGACCCCTGGACTTATGCCTTAGAGCAGGGTGTGCGTTTTGCCGCTATCCCGATGGCCCAATTGCAAAGGCGGCAGGCATCCAATAGCGTCCGCTTATATTGAATAAGCATGGTTGCCATTGCACCCCATGACTGCGCGCGTCACCATCATTGTTGGTACGATACTCGCCCTGCTGACAAACGGGCTGGTCCCGGCTGGCTTCATGCCAAAGGTGTCAGAGGATAGCGGCTTTCTGGAGATGGTCATCTGTACCGGGACCGGTCAGAAAACGATCTATCTGCCGCTGGACGACGCAAATTCCGAGAACAACGACGACATGCCCTCTGATGAGGTCGATCACACCGTATGTGCCTTCGCCAATACTGTGCTGATTCAGCTTGGCGAGCCAACAGTCGTTGGATTGCTCGAACTACCGGTACAAGAGAACCAATGGGTTCTTGATCATCAGACGCATCGAGCACGGCTGCATGCCCTGCCGCCACCTTCACGCGGCCCGCCAGCATTGGCGCCTAATCAAAAACATATCGCCGTTGCGTCCGTCCTAGATACCAACACCGGGTAAGGCACTGCCTTAACCAATGTCTATGTGACTGCGCCCCGGCACCTGCTCACATAGACATTAGGACTGTTTTTCATGAACACCCAAAATGCGCCTCTCGCGTCTGAAATTGACGCCGAGGCATCGCGCAACAGTGCGTTTTACCGTGCCGCCTGGCGCTGGCACTTCTATGCCGGACTATACGTTGTTCCGTTTCTAATCATGCTGGCCATTACGGGCACACTGATCATGTGGAGCAGTGTGCTCTATGGCCGTGATGGCGAGGGCACCAAGGCTACCCCACAGGAGATTGCCCTACCCGTATCCGAACAGGCGGCCGCCGCCTTAGCCACGGTAAGCGATGGCACCATTAAGCAATACATCGCCCCTAAGGCCGATGATCTCGCCGCCATCTTTCGTGTCGATACTGAGGATGGCAGCGCCTACATGGTTGCGATCGATCCCTATACTGGTGATGTCGCGGGCAACATGAAGCGGCGTGAGAGCTGGTATGAGTTTTTCCGCGAAATACATGGCACCCTGCTAATCGGTGTTACCGGTGAACGGATGATCGAGATCGCCGCGTCACTGGCGATGGTGTTGATTGCCACCGGCCTCTACCTCTGGTGGCCTCGGGGAACTGGCGTTCTACAATCTTTGGCACCAAATCTAGCCTTGCGTGGGCGCCCCCTATGGAAGTCACTCCATGTCACCATGGGTGTTTGGACATCGCTGATCTTGGTAGTTTTCCTGATTACCGGTCTGTCATGGGCCGGTGTTTGGGGCAGCAAATTCGTACAGCCATGGAACACCTTCCCAGCTGAGAAATGGGATAATGTTCCCCTGTCTGATTTGACCCATGCCAGCCTAAACCATGGCGTCATCAGCGAGGTTCCATGGGCGCTAGAGCAAACCCCGATGCCAGCATCGGGATCTCAAGCCGGATTGGCTGGCATACCAGCGGGGACCCCAGTTACCCTCGATAATGTAGTTGGGTTTGCGCATCAGATTGGTTTTGACCAACGCTTCCAATTGCATTTCCCACGCGGGGAGACCGGTGTGTGGACCATTGCCCGCGATTCCATGAGCAATGACAGCGATGACCCCTACTCCGATCGCACTGTGCATATTGACCGTTACACCGGCAATGTTCTCGCTGATGTGTCGTTTGCGGATTACTCGGTTTACGCAAAAGCGATGGCCGTTGGGGTCGCATTCCATGTTGGCTTCATGGGCATTTGGAACCTGATCCTGAACACCCTGTTTTGCCTGTTGATCATATTCGTCTGCGTCAGCGGTGTGGTCATGTGGTGGATGCGTCGGCCCGCCAGCGCGGGGCGCCTGGTGGCCCCATCACTGCCTGCCAATATGCCACTTTGGCAGGGGGCGGTTCTGGTCGGTTTGATCCTGTCCCTGGCCTTCCCACTCGCGGGCTTAACACTCATCGCCGTGCTGGCACTTGATCTGCTGATCTTGTCCCGCATTCCGGTGTTGAAGCGGGCCTTCTCATAAACTGGCGATACAGTCCGGCCCCTACGACAGTAACGGGCCGGGCTAACCAGCCACCGCCTCTTCATGCACCGCCTCGATATCGAAGGCGGCCTTGATCAGGGCGCGGGTGTAGTCGGTTTGCGGGGCCTCAAAGATTTGTTCGACGGGGCCCTGCTCGACCACCTTGCCATCCTTCATCACGATGACCGAGTTGGAGAGCGCGCGGACGACCTTGAGGTCGTGGCTGATGAAGAGGTAGGCGAGGTCATGCTTGGCCTGTAGGTCACGCAGCAAGTCGACAATCTGCGCCTGCACCGACATGTCGAGGGCCGAGGTTGGCTCATCCAACACCACGAATTTCGGCTTTAAGATCATGGCCCGGGCGATGGAGATACGCTGGCGTTGCCCGCCGGAGAATTCATGCGGGTAGCGGTGCCGGGTTTCCGGGTCCAACCCCACCTCATTCAGCACATCGGCGATCATCTGATCTTCTTCCGCCTTAGAGCTTGCGAGCTTATGCAGGCGCACGCCCTCGGCAATGATCTCAGAAACCGAAAGACGCGGTGACAGGCTGCCATAGGGGTCCTGGAAGACCACTTGCATCTCACTGCGCAGGGGGCGAACCTCTGACCGGCTGAGGCCTTGAATATCCTTGCTCTGGAAGCGGATCGGCCCATCGCTATCAACCAGGCGTAACAGCCCCTGGCCTAGGGTGGTTTTGCCAGACCCGCTCTCCCCCACCACGCCAACGGTTTCACCCGGACGTACAGTGACTGGAATGCCGTCGACCGCCTTCACATGCCCCACAGTGCGTTTGATCACCCCTTTACGGATCGGGAAGTAAACCTTGAGGTTATCGGCTTCCATGATCGGGTTCTGATCACCATTGAAGGCGAGCGCCTGGCCCTTAGGCTCCGCGTCCAGCAGGCGGCGAGTGTATTCATGGGATGGACTGTCGAAGGTCTCGGGCAGCTTACCGCTCTCAACGATTAGCCCTTGGTTCATGACGCAGACCCGGTCGGCAACCTTACGCACCACGCCCAGATCGTGAGTGATCAGTAGCATGGCCATGCCGAGGCGCTTTTGCAGATCCTTCATCAGGCTCAACACCTGAGCCTGTACCGTCACATCGAGCGCGGTGGTCGGCTCATCCGCGATGAGCAGATCGGGCTCATTGGCGAGTGCCATGGCGATCATCACCCGCTGACGCTGCCCGCCGGAGAGTTCGTGCGGATAGGCACCGAGGCGTTTGGTGAGGTTGGGGAGGCCAACCAGCTCAAGCAGCTCAATCACCCGGGCGCGGGCCGCCACCTTATCAAGGCCCTTATGGATGAACAGCGCCT
It encodes:
- a CDS encoding GNAT family N-acetyltransferase, translated to MGKELNFKLDDLTDQAVLDLLTTHLEYSRSITPVCASHAMDAEGLKGNDVDFFTAWDGDDLVGMGAVRDLGKKQGELKSMHIARAHRGKGYASRTLKFLVEHAREKGMNRISLETGAHDGFAAARALYIRHGFEESGPFGDYEFDESSIYMTRELGL
- a CDS encoding PepSY domain-containing protein, whose product is MNTQNAPLASEIDAEASRNSAFYRAAWRWHFYAGLYVVPFLIMLAITGTLIMWSSVLYGRDGEGTKATPQEIALPVSEQAAAALATVSDGTIKQYIAPKADDLAAIFRVDTEDGSAYMVAIDPYTGDVAGNMKRRESWYEFFREIHGTLLIGVTGERMIEIAASLAMVLIATGLYLWWPRGTGVLQSLAPNLALRGRPLWKSLHVTMGVWTSLILVVFLITGLSWAGVWGSKFVQPWNTFPAEKWDNVPLSDLTHASLNHGVISEVPWALEQTPMPASGSQAGLAGIPAGTPVTLDNVVGFAHQIGFDQRFQLHFPRGETGVWTIARDSMSNDSDDPYSDRTVHIDRYTGNVLADVSFADYSVYAKAMAVGVAFHVGFMGIWNLILNTLFCLLIIFVCVSGVVMWWMRRPASAGRLVAPSLPANMPLWQGAVLVGLILSLAFPLAGLTLIAVLALDLLILSRIPVLKRAFS
- a CDS encoding ABC transporter ATP-binding protein; protein product: MTEDRPTQATGEPLLSIKDLAVSFGATDAVRDVDFDIHPGETLALVGESGSGKSVTALSILQLLPYPVARHPAGSIKYRGRELIGADQNTLRDVRGNQISMIFQEPMTSLNPLHNIEKQISEALFIHKGLDKVAARARVIELLELVGLPNLTKRLGAYPHELSGGQRQRVMIAMALANEPDLLIADEPTTALDVTVQAQVLSLMKDLQKRLGMAMLLITHDLGVVRKVADRVCVMNQGLIVESGKLPETFDSPSHEYTRRLLDAEPKGQALAFNGDQNPIMEADNLKVYFPIRKGVIKRTVGHVKAVDGIPVTVRPGETVGVVGESGSGKTTLGQGLLRLVDSDGPIRFQSKDIQGLSRSEVRPLRSEMQVVFQDPYGSLSPRLSVSEIIAEGVRLHKLASSKAEEDQMIADVLNEVGLDPETRHRYPHEFSGGQRQRISIARAMILKPKFVVLDEPTSALDMSVQAQIVDLLRDLQAKHDLAYLFISHDLKVVRALSNSVIVMKDGKVVEQGPVEQIFEAPQTDYTRALIKAAFDIEAVHEEAVAG